A section of the Pseudomonas tritici genome encodes:
- a CDS encoding MFS transporter, translating into MTSLAAPTLAAAAKPTAITPPVFGPRIIIGLVGVLLAVLVSGLNEMVTKVALADIRGALYIGFDEGTWLVAAYTATSVSAMAFAPWCSVTFSLRRFTLCAIGLFTVLGILCPFAPNYESLLVLRTVQGLAGGALPPMLMTVALRFLPANVKLYGLAGYALTATFGPSLGTPLAALWTEYVGWQWAFWQIVAPCLLAMAAVAYGLPQDPLRLERFKQFNWRGLLLGFPAICMLVIGILQGNRLDWFESGLITFLLSGGGVLLVLFMVNEWSHPMPFFKLQMLGLRNLAFALIVLAGVLMVLTSVIIIPSSFLAQVQGYRPLQTAPVMLLMALPQLIALPLVAALCNLRWVDCRWVLGIGLGMLVLCCIGSAHLTSEWIRDDFYGLYLLQIFGQPMAVLPLLMLSTGSIQPMDGPFASAWFNTVKGLAAVIATGVLDALTTQRLHFHSTMLVDRLGNSPLVDGDASGLAHRLHEQAVVLTSSDLYYVMAAVAAALILLIFWMPTRIFPPRAPT; encoded by the coding sequence ATGACTTCCCTCGCTGCCCCCACCCTTGCGGCCGCAGCCAAGCCCACTGCCATCACCCCGCCCGTATTCGGCCCGCGCATCATCATCGGCCTGGTCGGCGTGTTGTTGGCGGTGCTGGTCTCCGGTCTCAACGAGATGGTCACCAAGGTGGCCCTCGCAGATATTCGCGGCGCTCTATACATCGGGTTTGACGAAGGCACCTGGCTGGTTGCGGCCTACACCGCCACCTCCGTGTCGGCCATGGCCTTTGCGCCCTGGTGTTCGGTGACTTTTTCGCTGCGGCGTTTCACCCTGTGCGCCATCGGCCTGTTCACCGTGCTCGGCATTTTGTGTCCGTTCGCGCCGAATTACGAAAGCCTGTTGGTGCTGCGCACCGTGCAAGGCCTGGCGGGCGGTGCATTACCGCCGATGTTGATGACCGTGGCGCTGCGCTTCCTGCCAGCCAACGTCAAGTTGTACGGGCTGGCCGGTTATGCGCTCACCGCTACCTTCGGTCCAAGCCTGGGCACACCGTTGGCGGCGCTGTGGACCGAATATGTCGGCTGGCAGTGGGCGTTCTGGCAGATCGTCGCGCCGTGCCTGTTGGCGATGGCCGCCGTGGCCTACGGCCTGCCGCAAGACCCGCTGCGTCTGGAGCGCTTCAAGCAATTCAACTGGCGCGGCTTGCTGCTGGGCTTCCCGGCGATCTGCATGCTGGTGATCGGCATCCTGCAAGGCAACCGTTTGGACTGGTTCGAGTCGGGGCTGATCACGTTCCTGCTGAGCGGCGGCGGCGTGTTGCTGGTGCTGTTCATGGTCAATGAATGGTCGCACCCGATGCCGTTTTTCAAGCTGCAGATGCTTGGCCTGCGCAACCTGGCGTTCGCCTTGATCGTGCTGGCAGGCGTGCTGATGGTGCTGACCTCGGTGATCATCATCCCGTCGAGTTTCCTCGCCCAGGTCCAGGGTTACCGGCCCCTGCAAACTGCGCCGGTGATGTTGCTGATGGCGCTGCCGCAGTTGATTGCACTGCCGTTGGTGGCGGCGCTGTGCAACCTGCGGTGGGTCGACTGCCGCTGGGTGCTGGGGATTGGCCTCGGTATGTTGGTGCTGTGCTGCATAGGCAGCGCGCACCTGACCTCGGAATGGATTCGCGACGATTTTTACGGCCTGTACCTGCTGCAAATCTTCGGGCAACCGATGGCCGTGTTGCCGCTGCTGATGCTTTCCACCGGCAGCATCCAGCCAATGGACGGGCCGTTCGCCTCCGCCTGGTTCAACACCGTCAAGGGCTTGGCCGCCGTGATTGCCACGGGCGTGCTCGATGCGCTGACCACCCAGCGCCTGCACTTTCACTCGACGATGTTGGTGGACCGCCTGGGCAACTCGCCCCTGGTCGATGGCGACGCGTCGGGCCTGGCGCACCGCCTGCACGAGCAGGCGGTGGTGCTGACCTCTTCGGATCTCTATTACGTCATGGCCGCGGTCGCGGCGGCGTTGATCCTGCTGATTTTCTGGATGCCCACGCGGATCTTCCCGCCCCGCGCACCGACTTGA